Proteins encoded together in one Psychrobacter sp. 28M-43 window:
- a CDS encoding PAP2 family lipid A phosphatase, with protein MTSENNAVTWDWLKLLCVTIMATLVFEHSQLDVRISELFYNNGHWLLEKGAQPYAFIFYDLPKVLLFLLAVYLIAVLIIKYRQSRLNATALSCNKLNRSKLSHNNLDQFLLPLPMREISYLLIILAIVPTTIATLKGVTHISCPNDLVIFNGDLPYLNLWQNIVAATPARCFPAAHASAGFSLYGLAFLPTLRKYRYQIVISVTILGWTMGLYKMLFGDHFFSHTLVSMLLSLTIACALAALFFKQSIKSKAHSTNDDKRHIGLSLSSIEHSNT; from the coding sequence ATGACTTCAGAAAACAACGCAGTGACTTGGGACTGGCTAAAACTACTGTGCGTGACCATCATGGCCACCTTAGTTTTTGAGCATAGCCAATTAGATGTACGCATCAGTGAGCTTTTTTATAACAATGGTCACTGGCTACTCGAAAAGGGCGCGCAGCCTTATGCATTTATCTTTTATGATTTGCCCAAAGTATTATTGTTTCTATTGGCTGTCTATCTCATAGCGGTTTTAATCATCAAGTACAGACAATCAAGGCTTAATGCTACTGCCCTAAGCTGCAATAAGCTAAATCGCAGTAAGCTCAGTCATAATAACCTTGATCAGTTTCTGCTTCCTTTACCTATGCGCGAGATAAGCTACCTACTGATTATATTGGCGATTGTGCCTACTACTATTGCCACGCTCAAAGGCGTCACTCATATTAGCTGCCCAAATGATTTGGTTATTTTTAATGGGGATTTGCCCTACCTCAATCTTTGGCAAAACATCGTAGCAGCAACGCCTGCCAGATGCTTCCCAGCGGCTCACGCCAGCGCAGGATTTTCTTTATATGGACTGGCTTTTTTACCAACATTAAGAAAATACCGCTATCAGATAGTCATATCAGTAACTATTTTGGGCTGGACAATGGGACTGTATAAGATGCTGTTTGGCGATCATTTCTTTAGCCATACATTGGTCTCAATGCTGCTGTCATTAACCATAGCCTGTGCGCTCGCAGCCCTATTTTTCAAACAATCGATTAAGAGTAAGGCACACAGCACCAACGACGATAAAAGACATATTGGTCTTAGCTTGTCTAGCATTGAGCACTCTAATACTTAA
- a CDS encoding YceI family protein, translated as MRLLSIRSKPSHIYSFLTILLLLVGTASSSQAASYAINPASTHIRFAIEHFKSSATTGGFYNIKGQLQYDPNLRSGEISLIIPINSLNTGNPSFNNSLTGPEFFDMQRFPSAQFESTKWHFNQDKKRPQVSQIDGQLTLHGETHPISLTATKFNCYLNTSIKKDVCGGEFTATINRTKWNINKFAWFGLTKNLDLSIKVEAARQ; from the coding sequence ATGCGCTTGTTGTCTATTAGGTCAAAACCGTCGCATATCTATTCTTTTTTGACCATTTTATTATTGCTCGTAGGCACTGCAAGTAGCAGTCAAGCTGCCAGTTACGCTATTAATCCTGCCAGCACTCATATCCGATTTGCTATCGAACACTTTAAGAGTTCAGCCACGACTGGTGGTTTTTATAATATCAAAGGTCAATTGCAATACGATCCAAACTTAAGATCAGGCGAAATCTCATTGATCATACCGATAAACTCCTTAAATACGGGCAACCCTTCTTTTAATAATAGCCTAACTGGGCCTGAATTTTTTGATATGCAGAGGTTTCCTTCAGCGCAGTTTGAATCGACAAAATGGCATTTTAATCAAGATAAAAAAAGGCCGCAGGTCTCACAAATAGATGGCCAATTGACACTGCATGGCGAGACCCACCCAATTAGCCTAACCGCGACTAAGTTTAATTGTTATCTAAATACGAGCATCAAAAAAGATGTTTGTGGGGGTGAGTTCACTGCTACGATTAATCGTACAAAATGGAATATCAATAAATTCGCTTGGTTCGGACTGACCAAAAACCTTGACTTAAGTATCAAGGTCGAAGCCGCCAGACAGTAG
- a CDS encoding c-type cytochrome, with the protein MAAGVSFQENTLPSSTSLPNISPTNSALANRGAYVARTADCMACHRENYSGGVPIETPVGNIYSTNITPSKKYGIGNYTEADFKKALQKGRTPNHQLYPAMPYPSYHGMTDEDISALFAYFQTVPIVDKPPEKTTHLPFPLNIRSLMLAWNVINVPSTENRSGLTETQQRGEYLVNNLEHCGTCHTPRNLTQGLDKDHYLSGAPLGKWFAPNITPDNDTGIGLWSEVDIVNYLRTGTLDKRAYAGGPMAEAVAHSMRYLTDEDLIAMADYLKVVPAIKTDDYLIPVNISRLPQPVSDSITYDLLEQKDYLAHAKTNTVSSANNSGLNSNTPKELYLTHCASCHGVDGYAQPDARYASIVGLSSIRRVKPDALVGVIAFGAKGAFNTAPKMPGFSEDLSPAQIANITNYVRVKFGGLSNSDVSAAEVTRVIKEKS; encoded by the coding sequence ATGGCCGCTGGCGTCAGTTTCCAAGAAAATACTTTGCCTAGCAGCACAAGCTTACCCAATATCAGCCCCACCAATAGTGCGCTTGCCAATCGCGGTGCTTACGTGGCTCGTACAGCCGACTGTATGGCCTGTCACCGTGAAAATTATAGTGGCGGCGTGCCGATTGAGACGCCCGTTGGCAATATTTACTCAACCAATATCACACCCTCTAAGAAATACGGTATAGGTAATTATACTGAAGCTGATTTTAAAAAAGCCTTGCAAAAAGGTCGCACACCAAATCATCAGCTTTATCCTGCTATGCCTTACCCGTCTTATCATGGCATGACAGATGAGGATATCAGCGCCTTGTTCGCGTACTTTCAGACCGTTCCTATCGTAGACAAACCACCTGAAAAAACCACTCATTTGCCTTTCCCGTTAAATATTCGTAGCTTAATGCTGGCATGGAATGTCATCAATGTGCCCTCTACTGAAAATCGCTCAGGGCTAACTGAAACTCAGCAGCGCGGTGAATATTTGGTCAATAACTTAGAGCACTGCGGTACCTGTCACACCCCGCGCAACTTAACCCAAGGCCTAGATAAAGACCACTATTTATCCGGCGCACCACTTGGCAAATGGTTTGCACCGAATATCACCCCTGACAACGACACAGGTATCGGCCTTTGGAGCGAAGTGGATATCGTAAATTATCTACGTACAGGAACGCTTGATAAGCGCGCTTACGCGGGCGGGCCAATGGCAGAAGCCGTGGCGCACAGTATGCGCTACCTAACCGACGAAGACCTTATAGCGATGGCTGACTATTTAAAAGTCGTCCCAGCCATTAAGACCGATGACTATTTGATACCTGTCAATATTTCTCGTCTACCGCAACCAGTCAGCGATTCTATTACTTACGACTTACTTGAGCAAAAAGACTATCTGGCACATGCCAAAACCAATACTGTCAGCAGTGCCAACAATAGCGGTCTGAACAGCAACACGCCAAAAGAGTTGTATCTGACACATTGCGCTAGCTGTCATGGGGTCGACGGTTACGCCCAGCCCGATGCACGCTACGCCTCCATCGTTGGTTTGAGTAGTATTCGCCGCGTAAAACCTGATGCGCTCGTTGGCGTAATTGCCTTTGGCGCGAAAGGTGCCTTTAACACAGCACCAAAAATGCCTGGTTTTTCAGAAGACTTAAGCCCTGCGCAGATTGCTAATATTACTAACTACGTACGAGTCAAATTTGGTGGTTTATCAAATAGCGATGTTAGTGCCGCTGAAGTCACGCGCGTGATAAAAGAAAAAAGTTAG
- a CDS encoding diacylglycerol kinase encodes MKQITHTNLVDPSAEHSSINQTTHDNALAADSFASHAKGKTGILRIIKATGYSIDGFKAAYKLEAAFRQVLWLNLILLAAVIVMPFALGIKMMLVVASFLSLIVELVNTGIEACVDHTSTAKHPLAKIAKDVGSAAQFLALSLLMVLWVMALSALLY; translated from the coding sequence ATGAAGCAAATTACTCATACCAACCTTGTAGACCCATCAGCCGAGCATAGTTCTATCAATCAGACGACGCATGATAATGCACTCGCAGCTGATAGCTTTGCAAGTCATGCCAAAGGTAAAACGGGAATCCTTCGCATTATAAAAGCCACTGGCTACTCTATAGATGGCTTTAAAGCCGCATATAAATTGGAAGCGGCTTTTAGACAAGTTTTGTGGCTCAATCTTATACTGCTAGCTGCTGTCATCGTTATGCCTTTTGCGCTTGGTATAAAAATGATGCTGGTCGTCGCTTCTTTTTTATCTTTGATTGTTGAGCTAGTCAACACAGGTATCGAAGCTTGCGTTGACCATACTTCAACCGCCAAACACCCGCTCGCAAAAATCGCAAAAGATGTCGGCTCTGCGGCACAGTTCTTAGCGTTAAGTTTGTTAATGGTTTTATGGGTAATGGCGTTGTCTGCTCTACTTTATTAA
- a CDS encoding response regulator transcription factor, with product MYKILVIEDNPDIVANIYAFFEPKGFELDNAHNGYSGLTLASNNRYDVILLDVMLPGMDGTQLCKKLREELHDKTPVLMLTARDTILDKVAGFDSGADDYLVKPFSLVELECRIKALIRRHEDDHFAHSIAVGALSLNNSEHTIMREGQSLKLTPTGFKILHILMSAAPRVVSKTEIEEKVWGLDIPSSDALRTHMHSVRAQVDKPFDIPMIVTVPGVGYQVVDPNKSANA from the coding sequence ATGTACAAAATACTCGTTATTGAAGACAACCCCGATATCGTGGCCAATATTTATGCTTTTTTTGAGCCAAAAGGGTTTGAGTTGGACAACGCGCATAACGGCTATAGCGGGCTAACACTTGCCTCAAACAATCGCTATGATGTAATCCTGCTAGATGTAATGCTACCAGGTATGGATGGCACGCAGCTGTGCAAAAAGCTCAGAGAAGAGTTGCATGATAAAACGCCCGTGCTAATGCTCACGGCTCGCGATACAATCTTGGATAAAGTCGCTGGTTTTGATAGCGGCGCTGATGATTATTTGGTCAAGCCGTTTTCGTTGGTTGAGTTGGAATGTCGTATCAAAGCGCTCATACGTCGCCATGAAGACGATCATTTTGCCCACAGTATTGCCGTCGGAGCGTTGTCCTTAAACAATAGTGAGCATACTATTATGCGTGAGGGACAATCACTGAAGCTTACTCCCACTGGCTTTAAAATATTGCACATCCTAATGAGTGCAGCGCCTAGAGTCGTCAGTAAAACTGAGATTGAAGAAAAAGTGTGGGGGCTAGACATACCCAGTAGTGATGCACTGCGCACCCATATGCATAGCGTGCGCGCACAGGTTGATAAGCCATTTGACATACCCATGATAGTCACAGTACCTGGCGTAGGTTACCAAGTTGTTGACCCTAATAAATCAGCAAACGCGTAG
- a CDS encoding phosphoethanolamine transferase produces the protein MSIPQVIKTNVLKINAPNANTKTSYLSKLYDREISLSYLIIIVALYLVVTANIAFFEQVLAVYPFSKNVGFILSIIGLLFGLMWLVLQLLCYRPIAKPVLATLLIIAAICGYFTSAYGTIFDTNMLINSLETDQAEAMGLFAPSIVIRVLLLGVLPAFIISKIRLKRFTWQRSILQKTATLILSVALIAVCILPFGDQYASFFRQHKQVRSYANPITPIYSTIKLGENYVDELRRPDSLTLHATDAKRVAPADSVSGSAKPKLMVFVVGETARADHFGLNGYTRNTTPLLSKQSDLYSFEDAVSCGTSTAYSVPCMFSYANRTDYDIDTAKYNENVLDTLSKQGVNVIWRDNNSSSKGVADRVTFEDYKTADTNPNCDVECRDIGMLDGFDELVKSGSSQKEMPKDTLILLHQMGNHGPAYYQRYPKEFEKYNPVCMTNELSKCDAQSVINGYDNAIRYTDYFLSNVIDTLKPYEQDYDVVMVYISDHGESLGENNIYLHGLPYKFAPDAQKHVPTIVWSPNSNSIDTESLSSMVNQPVSHDFITPTLLNFFSITTDEVKGAPTFFKLGHSN, from the coding sequence ATGTCCATACCTCAAGTCATCAAGACCAATGTGCTAAAAATCAACGCACCCAACGCCAATACAAAGACCAGCTACCTTAGTAAGCTCTATGATCGTGAGATAAGTCTCAGTTATCTTATTATTATCGTGGCTTTATATTTGGTAGTGACTGCAAATATTGCGTTCTTTGAGCAGGTGCTGGCTGTCTATCCATTTAGCAAAAACGTCGGATTTATCCTGTCTATTATTGGCTTGTTATTTGGACTGATGTGGCTGGTATTACAGCTGCTGTGCTATCGCCCAATTGCCAAACCCGTACTAGCTACGTTGCTGATTATCGCTGCCATCTGTGGTTATTTTACTAGCGCCTATGGAACGATATTTGATACCAACATGTTGATTAACAGTCTGGAGACCGATCAAGCAGAGGCGATGGGATTGTTTGCCCCCAGCATTGTCATTCGTGTGCTGCTACTGGGCGTGTTGCCCGCCTTTATCATTAGCAAGATACGGTTGAAACGCTTTACTTGGCAACGCAGTATTCTACAAAAAACGGCAACCTTGATCCTATCTGTTGCGCTAATCGCCGTTTGTATTTTGCCGTTTGGTGACCAGTACGCCAGCTTCTTTCGTCAACATAAACAAGTTCGCTCTTATGCCAATCCGATCACGCCTATTTACTCTACGATCAAACTTGGCGAAAACTATGTCGATGAGCTACGCCGTCCTGATAGTTTGACGCTGCATGCGACAGATGCAAAGCGTGTGGCACCTGCTGATAGTGTGAGTGGCAGTGCTAAACCAAAACTAATGGTATTTGTGGTTGGCGAAACGGCTCGCGCCGATCATTTCGGTTTGAACGGTTATACACGCAATACCACACCGCTGCTCTCAAAGCAGTCAGACCTTTATAGCTTTGAAGATGCTGTCTCCTGCGGAACCTCTACGGCCTACTCCGTACCTTGCATGTTTAGCTATGCAAATCGAACAGACTACGATATCGATACCGCTAAGTATAATGAAAACGTACTAGATACGCTCAGCAAGCAAGGGGTCAATGTCATTTGGCGCGACAATAACTCTAGCTCAAAAGGCGTGGCTGATCGCGTTACTTTTGAAGACTATAAAACAGCTGACACAAACCCCAACTGTGATGTCGAATGCCGAGATATCGGTATGCTTGATGGTTTTGATGAACTGGTTAAATCAGGCAGCTCACAGAAAGAGATGCCGAAAGACACGCTTATTTTGTTACACCAAATGGGTAATCATGGTCCCGCTTATTATCAGCGCTATCCTAAAGAATTTGAAAAATATAACCCTGTCTGCATGACCAATGAGCTGTCTAAATGTGATGCTCAGTCTGTGATAAATGGTTACGATAATGCGATTCGTTATACCGATTACTTTTTGAGTAATGTGATTGATACGCTAAAGCCTTATGAGCAAGATTATGATGTGGTAATGGTATATATTAGTGATCATGGGGAGAGTTTGGGTGAAAATAATATCTACCTGCACGGCTTGCCCTATAAGTTCGCACCAGATGCACAAAAACACGTGCCTACGATAGTTTGGTCGCCCAATAGTAATAGTATCGATACTGAAAGTCTTTCTAGTATGGTCAATCAGCCAGTGTCACACGATTTTATTACGCCGACATTGCTGAACTTTTTTAGTATTACGACCGATGAGGTGAAAGGTGCACCAACCTTTTTTAAACTGGGTCATTCTAATTGA
- a CDS encoding sensor histidine kinase, whose product MLNIDSIANKFRLSYFIFALLLCAAFVSIFLYAESRIEQDLVKARLLQQLELSQEKYGDQPIYVADPGIKIYRYDKAPASLQAIANDTVQETSVTVNKASGAGHANLHLFAYTQDGQTYILTYLENTEMVMGNYPVLAIFEHLEDIFADTLKVAVILSLLIAAIFSQLSSKQIIKPLLDLKRAVETDHHNLSDLTHLPSEVGVLARAIDEKNHKLEQYLKREQLFTGDVSHELRTPLTIIMGASEVLASQLDADSHLNEFTNRISTTAKETSEIITALLLLSRAPEKLDAPQTSINSIALAEMQRLKYLLRYKSVTCQVIAEQEYSAYVRPELLKMALGNLIKNAFQYTDDGEVTITIDDEKIMVTDTGLGIPEAMMPLLYERFERLESQYKDEQTILLSEHETKHKVEGSGLGLSIVQRIMSHMGWQLTHQANRSGGSTFSIYYK is encoded by the coding sequence ATGCTCAATATAGACTCGATAGCCAATAAGTTCAGACTGTCTTACTTCATATTCGCGTTATTACTGTGCGCAGCTTTTGTCAGTATTTTCTTGTACGCAGAGAGCCGAATAGAGCAAGATTTGGTCAAGGCTCGCCTATTGCAGCAGCTAGAGCTTAGTCAAGAAAAATACGGTGACCAGCCTATTTATGTCGCTGACCCAGGTATCAAGATTTATCGCTATGATAAAGCACCTGCTAGTTTGCAAGCGATAGCCAATGACACGGTGCAAGAGACTTCTGTCACTGTTAATAAGGCCTCTGGAGCAGGTCATGCCAACCTGCATCTTTTTGCCTATACCCAAGACGGTCAAACCTATATTTTGACTTACCTAGAAAACACCGAAATGGTGATGGGAAATTACCCAGTCTTGGCGATATTTGAGCACCTAGAAGACATTTTTGCAGATACGCTAAAAGTAGCCGTGATTCTAAGCTTACTTATCGCCGCTATTTTTTCCCAATTGTCCTCTAAACAAATCATCAAGCCTTTACTAGATTTGAAGCGAGCCGTCGAGACCGACCATCATAACTTAAGCGACTTGACACACTTACCATCTGAGGTTGGTGTCTTGGCACGGGCTATCGATGAGAAAAACCACAAGTTAGAACAGTACCTCAAGCGCGAGCAACTGTTTACTGGTGATGTCAGCCACGAGTTACGCACGCCATTGACTATTATCATGGGGGCTTCCGAGGTGTTGGCCTCGCAACTAGACGCTGACAGCCACTTAAATGAGTTTACCAATCGTATTAGCACTACTGCCAAAGAAACTTCTGAGATTATCACCGCTCTGCTTCTACTATCGCGCGCGCCTGAAAAGTTAGATGCACCGCAAACCTCTATTAACAGTATCGCTTTAGCGGAAATGCAGCGCCTAAAATACTTACTGCGGTATAAGTCTGTTACTTGTCAGGTAATTGCTGAGCAGGAATACAGCGCTTACGTACGCCCCGAACTCCTAAAAATGGCATTGGGCAACCTCATAAAAAATGCGTTTCAATATACCGATGATGGCGAAGTAACCATTACTATCGATGACGAAAAAATCATGGTGACTGATACTGGCTTAGGTATTCCTGAAGCGATGATGCCTCTATTATATGAACGGTTTGAGCGATTAGAGTCTCAGTATAAAGACGAGCAAACAATCCTGTTGTCAGAGCATGAGACAAAACATAAGGTTGAAGGATCAGGTCTAGGGCTCAGTATCGTCCAGCGTATCATGTCGCATATGGGTTGGCAGCTCACTCACCAAGCCAATCGCTCAGGTGGTAGCACCTTTAGTATTTATTATAAGTAA